One Granulicella sp. 5B5 DNA window includes the following coding sequences:
- a CDS encoding nucleotidyltransferase family protein, translating into MSGVAAVVLAAGFSRRLGRPKQTVVLNGEMLVERAVRVAMEAGLSPVVVVVGPEAEFLEALQERGCLIVVNEEASEGMAASIRRGVAAARMVQVSGVVVMACDQPGVRVEHLRVLVAVPERVTGSRYAGRTGVPTYFPASAFEALLGLTGDAGAREMLREAAFVEDEALALDVDTEADVEEARRLAEG; encoded by the coding sequence GTGAGCGGAGTGGCTGCCGTGGTGCTGGCTGCCGGATTTTCGCGGCGGCTGGGCCGGCCGAAACAGACCGTTGTGCTGAACGGCGAGATGCTGGTGGAGCGGGCGGTGCGGGTGGCGATGGAGGCCGGGTTGTCTCCGGTGGTTGTGGTGGTAGGGCCGGAGGCTGAGTTTCTTGAGGCGTTGCAGGAGCGCGGGTGCCTGATTGTTGTGAATGAAGAGGCATCTGAGGGGATGGCGGCTTCGATTCGACGCGGAGTTGCGGCGGCCCGGATGGTGCAGGTCTCCGGGGTGGTGGTAATGGCCTGCGACCAGCCGGGGGTGCGGGTGGAGCATCTGCGGGTGCTGGTGGCGGTGCCGGAGCGGGTGACGGGGTCGCGATATGCAGGGCGGACGGGCGTGCCGACGTACTTTCCGGCGTCGGCGTTTGAGGCGTTGCTGGGGCTGACCGGCGATGCGGGGGCTCGGGAGATGCTGCGCGAGGCGGCGTTTGTGGAGGACGAGGCGCTGGCGCTGGATGTGGACACCGAGGCGGATGTCGAAGAGGCGCGGCGGCTGGCGGAGGGTTAG
- a CDS encoding XdhC/CoxI family protein: MQERRKLLERWRQGGARALVTLVQVEGSSYRQAGARMLVCADSEYVGGISGGCLEAEVLRRAAWKVRSGAVVERFSTLFDDTEEMPYGLGCGGTLYLLLEPTDTPEFDALMEAMEASLRGEACEVVTVLPQAGLPLRRVVRDAEGCLVFGEADDADAPTEAVFHEVLEPPQRLLLCGAGNDAQPMVSFSAQLGWSVTVLDGRAQWARAERFPEAERVVAATSLEGVEVGERDAVVLMTHSYEQDRDWLTAVLPRRPRYLGLLGARHRSALLLSEAAALLGLDISHVCEHVFAPVGLDLGGDGAEAIALATIAEIQACCQGKLGHSQRMTPEMIAEQIAKGGASRYLEAQCAL, from the coding sequence ATGCAGGAGCGACGCAAGTTATTGGAACGGTGGCGGCAGGGCGGTGCGCGAGCTCTGGTGACTCTGGTGCAGGTGGAAGGGTCGAGCTACCGGCAAGCAGGTGCACGGATGCTGGTATGCGCTGACAGCGAGTATGTCGGCGGTATCTCTGGCGGGTGCCTGGAGGCCGAGGTGCTGCGGCGGGCGGCGTGGAAGGTGCGGTCGGGTGCGGTGGTGGAGCGGTTCTCCACGCTGTTCGACGATACTGAGGAGATGCCTTACGGTTTGGGCTGCGGCGGGACGCTGTACCTGCTGCTGGAGCCGACCGATACGCCGGAGTTTGACGCGTTGATGGAGGCGATGGAGGCGAGCCTGCGCGGGGAGGCTTGTGAGGTGGTGACCGTGCTGCCGCAGGCTGGGCTGCCGTTGCGGCGCGTGGTGCGCGATGCGGAGGGGTGTCTCGTATTCGGAGAAGCTGACGATGCAGATGCGCCGACGGAGGCAGTGTTCCATGAGGTGCTGGAGCCGCCGCAGCGGTTGTTGCTGTGCGGGGCTGGGAATGATGCTCAGCCGATGGTGAGTTTTTCTGCGCAGCTGGGCTGGAGCGTTACGGTGCTGGATGGCCGCGCACAGTGGGCACGGGCAGAGCGGTTTCCTGAGGCGGAGCGCGTTGTGGCTGCCACTAGTCTCGAAGGGGTCGAAGTTGGCGAGCGAGATGCCGTGGTGTTGATGACACATAGCTACGAGCAGGACCGCGACTGGCTGACGGCGGTCCTGCCACGGCGCCCTCGGTATCTTGGGTTGCTGGGAGCACGGCACCGAAGCGCGCTGCTGCTGAGTGAGGCCGCTGCGTTGCTGGGGCTGGATATATCGCACGTGTGCGAGCACGTGTTTGCGCCGGTGGGGCTGGACCTGGGCGGCGATGGTGCGGAGGCGATCGCGCTGGCGACCATCGCGGAGATCCAGGCGTGTTGCCAGGGCAAGCTGGGCCACTCGCAGAGGATGACGCCGGAGATGATTGCGGAGCAGATCGCCAAGGGTGGCGCTTCCCGGTACCTTGAGGCGCAGTGCGCGCTGTGA
- a CDS encoding carboxypeptidase regulatory-like domain-containing protein — translation MHLRQHGLIAAIFLLSVTPGILCGQAVNGTILGTVTDPTGASVENAQVTITLTGQGTVHTSVTNASGNYTEPDLPAGTYAVTVSAQGFKKETRQNIELLTNTTSRVDVTLTTGSVTEEVTVTTAPPQLQTDRADISTNIEQKQIESLPLSSGNNFQSLLTTVPGMAPVVFNNSQFFNSQNDLSTNANGQSSYVNLYQIEGIDDDERTGIHVMMVPPASAIGNVDITTNNFEAEFGRAVGTVINVTLKSGTNQFHGSVFQNMENNGVNARNYFAKGPNGRLVYNYTGGSVGGPIIKDKLFFFGDFVRSSDHESATTNTTIPYYNVVNNSLSLAGYKGQVYDPNTGDTADCIGSAANNACGTGRVPFAGDVIPLTNPGISQTSLTVLQDLDALARNPKTNLASATYISGSTSANNFSQNLPFSKDFYTYDIKSDYTITSKDHLSGRFSHQLTNTYQAPLFGAFLGGPAGGGFEATGIANAYNTGANYDHIFSPKLFTEVRFGVSHYRNSATQTDYGSSDAKTLGIPGNGPNGTNNSPTTSGQVAFQVFNLAGNGEGVGNPLIGYSVALPWLRAESNIDVANNWTRILGNHALKAGFDIRRIRDDLFQGNINTPAGSFYFQENQTSAPGASAYNGAVTGTANDIASVLFNVPYSVGQDTNSIFPAFRQTWLFFFVADKWQATPKLTVDLGVRYELYPPATPRKPGGFVNYNPANNQLVLAGLDGNPSNLGMQTDYKNIAPRLGVAYRVTDKTVIRAGFGISYVPFVDNSYAYNYPIKTSTNYTNTPTYGAALNPVGGVVNLATGIPVTPTSTFSSTGTLTESAANGTIGLGNLYIPLNFKNAYVDSWNVALQQEIGFDTALQIAYVANHGTRIDVAQNINQPTVYGQSGASDPLRLAFGKTASVTEYFLGYSSNFQSLQVQLSHRLSHGVAFTSAYTWSKAQGYQTGAQDGNVMFWSGPPRRNYSALDFDRTNNFEQTVTYELPAGKGHQYFNSGVGAYTLGGWRISAIVSAVSGLPFTVSASTVTPGTTTTANLSGAYQVTHKVTGGNTSTYPQWFNASSFSAPTIGIQGNTGRNQFRGPAYFNDNLSLFKVFPLHGDRINMEARFDAFNATNTPAFGQPGTTVGSGTFGEITGTLGSGVGNVNGVGGPRVLQAAVKFTF, via the coding sequence ATGCACTTGCGTCAACATGGCTTAATCGCTGCAATCTTCCTCCTCAGCGTTACTCCTGGCATACTCTGTGGGCAGGCTGTAAACGGTACCATTCTTGGAACTGTAACCGACCCTACCGGTGCCAGCGTCGAGAACGCCCAGGTGACGATCACCCTGACAGGGCAGGGAACCGTGCATACATCGGTGACTAATGCCAGCGGCAACTACACCGAACCCGACCTGCCCGCGGGCACCTATGCCGTGACGGTCTCGGCGCAGGGTTTCAAGAAGGAGACCCGCCAGAACATCGAACTGTTGACCAACACCACATCGCGCGTGGATGTGACCCTGACGACGGGCAGTGTGACGGAAGAGGTGACGGTAACAACCGCTCCGCCGCAACTGCAGACCGACCGCGCAGACATTTCAACGAACATCGAGCAAAAGCAGATTGAGAGCCTGCCGCTGTCGAGCGGCAACAACTTTCAATCGCTACTGACGACCGTGCCGGGCATGGCGCCTGTGGTGTTCAACAACTCGCAGTTCTTCAACTCACAGAACGATCTTTCGACGAATGCGAACGGACAGTCGTCGTATGTGAACCTGTATCAGATTGAGGGCATAGACGACGATGAGCGCACGGGTATCCATGTGATGATGGTGCCGCCGGCGTCGGCGATCGGCAATGTAGACATCACGACGAACAACTTCGAAGCCGAGTTCGGCCGCGCGGTGGGCACGGTCATCAACGTCACGCTGAAGTCGGGCACAAACCAGTTCCACGGCTCCGTGTTTCAGAACATGGAGAACAACGGCGTCAACGCGCGAAACTACTTCGCGAAAGGCCCGAACGGGCGACTGGTGTATAACTACACGGGCGGCTCGGTTGGCGGCCCGATCATCAAGGACAAGCTGTTCTTCTTCGGCGACTTCGTTCGCTCGTCCGATCACGAGTCGGCGACGACGAACACGACCATTCCGTACTACAACGTGGTGAACAACAGCTTGAGCCTTGCCGGATACAAGGGCCAGGTCTACGATCCGAACACCGGAGACACAGCAGATTGCATTGGTTCGGCGGCAAACAATGCCTGCGGTACCGGCCGCGTGCCGTTTGCAGGAGATGTGATTCCACTGACGAACCCGGGCATCAGCCAGACTTCGCTGACGGTGCTGCAGGACCTGGATGCACTTGCCCGCAACCCGAAGACCAACCTTGCATCTGCGACGTACATCTCCGGTTCCACCAGCGCCAACAATTTCTCGCAGAACCTTCCTTTCAGCAAAGACTTTTATACATACGACATCAAGTCCGACTACACGATTACCTCCAAGGACCACCTGAGCGGGCGGTTCAGTCACCAGTTGACGAACACATATCAGGCGCCACTGTTCGGTGCGTTCCTGGGCGGCCCCGCCGGCGGCGGATTCGAAGCGACCGGTATCGCTAACGCGTATAACACGGGCGCAAACTACGATCACATCTTTTCGCCCAAACTGTTTACGGAGGTGCGGTTTGGTGTGTCTCACTACCGGAACTCCGCCACGCAGACCGATTATGGGAGCAGCGATGCGAAGACGCTCGGTATTCCTGGAAATGGACCAAACGGTACAAACAACTCTCCGACGACCAGCGGACAGGTGGCATTCCAGGTGTTCAACCTGGCCGGCAACGGCGAGGGCGTGGGCAATCCGCTGATTGGGTATTCGGTAGCACTGCCGTGGCTTCGCGCCGAGTCGAACATCGACGTTGCGAACAACTGGACGCGTATTCTCGGCAATCACGCGCTGAAGGCCGGTTTCGACATCCGTCGCATCCGTGACGACCTGTTCCAGGGCAACATCAATACACCCGCAGGTTCTTTCTATTTCCAGGAGAACCAGACTTCGGCACCGGGTGCGAGCGCTTATAACGGTGCTGTTACCGGTACTGCGAACGATATCGCGAGCGTGTTGTTCAATGTGCCGTATTCGGTAGGTCAGGACACTAACAGTATCTTCCCGGCCTTCCGTCAGACATGGCTGTTCTTCTTCGTCGCGGACAAGTGGCAGGCCACGCCAAAGTTGACGGTCGACCTCGGCGTCCGCTACGAGCTATACCCACCTGCGACCCCGCGCAAGCCGGGTGGTTTTGTGAATTACAACCCGGCGAACAATCAGCTTGTCCTCGCAGGCCTCGACGGCAATCCTTCTAACCTTGGCATGCAGACGGACTACAAGAACATCGCCCCGCGTCTGGGAGTGGCCTATCGCGTGACTGACAAGACAGTTATCCGCGCAGGTTTCGGTATCAGCTATGTGCCGTTCGTGGACAACAGTTACGCCTACAACTATCCGATCAAGACGAGCACGAACTACACCAACACGCCAACGTATGGTGCTGCGCTGAATCCGGTAGGCGGTGTGGTCAACCTGGCCACCGGCATTCCGGTTACGCCAACGTCAACGTTCAGCTCAACAGGGACGTTGACAGAGAGTGCCGCGAACGGCACTATTGGCCTTGGAAATCTGTACATCCCGCTGAATTTCAAGAACGCTTATGTAGACTCATGGAATGTTGCACTGCAGCAGGAAATCGGCTTCGATACTGCTTTGCAGATCGCCTATGTAGCCAACCATGGCACGCGCATCGATGTGGCACAAAACATCAATCAGCCTACGGTGTATGGCCAGAGCGGAGCTTCTGACCCGTTGAGGCTGGCCTTTGGCAAGACGGCTTCGGTGACGGAGTATTTCCTCGGTTATTCCAGTAACTTTCAGTCGCTGCAGGTGCAGCTGAGCCACCGGCTCTCTCATGGTGTGGCTTTCACATCGGCTTACACATGGAGCAAGGCGCAGGGATATCAGACCGGTGCGCAGGACGGCAATGTGATGTTCTGGAGCGGCCCGCCACGGCGCAACTATAGCGCGCTGGACTTCGACCGCACCAATAACTTCGAGCAGACCGTTACCTATGAACTGCCTGCTGGCAAGGGGCATCAGTACTTCAATTCGGGCGTTGGTGCTTATACGCTGGGCGGATGGCGCATTTCGGCGATCGTTTCGGCTGTGTCCGGATTGCCGTTCACGGTCAGCGCATCGACGGTCACTCCGGGTACCACGACGACGGCGAATCTAAGCGGCGCCTATCAAGTTACGCATAAAGTAACAGGCGGAAACACGTCGACTTATCCGCAGTGGTTCAACGCATCGTCGTTCAGCGCGCCCACAATTGGCATCCAGGGCAATACGGGACGCAACCAGTTCCGTGGGCCAGCCTACTTCAACGACAACCTGTCTCTGTTCAAGGTCTTCCCGCTGCACGGAGACCGCATCAATATGGAAGCGCGCTTCGATGCCTTTAATGCAACCAACACGCCGGCCTTCGGTCAGCCAGGTACGACGGTCGGCTCCGGAACATTCGGAGAGATCACCGGTACACTGGGCAGCGGCGTCGGCAACGTCAATGGTGTCGGTGGCCCGCGCGTTCTGCAGGCTGCCGTCAAGTTCACCTTCTAA
- a CDS encoding carboxypeptidase-like regulatory domain-containing protein, with the protein MSGHAQNSTAAVTGAVADSTGAKVPGAKVTLTNVETNVARATVSNNTGDYNFVGVPPAKYTLSVTAPSFQTQKIAAFDVAVDQTVNINAVLKTGDVNVSVTVEAVGAQIESTTSQLGTVIGTKEVNDLPLNGRNFTQLLELTPGATPISVGQNSSGSNTANNNGDAYIAPSLNGQTSRSTFYTLDGLNDTNNWYNTYAIPPIIDTILEFKVSAHDSAEYGGVTGGVVNLATKAGTNSLHGSLWEFIRNNAFDAIPWVPPTTPSIYRQNQFGVQVGGPVVVPHLYNGHDKTFFEIAYEGYRKTQNAASVLLIPTAAQMAESSWGSGINLPYADFSSATTGIAGCSSGATTVVTASCQLYDPTGNNNANSNRPGYVGNQIPASELDPRAVAYINALFPAPTTIPGYAFTAENEEVTTPTIYNTYNWMIRLDQHIGTKDFIFARYNNWQEKTTGSSFPHLFSYSQLPAQQYGVSWLHVFNPSLTMQVQYGRTHVSYNSYALFDNPAAYNAYMPDPSLAQNFIGGITLMPDLSVSGGQNGFGAGENSSPAANEANTHEWLGSISKTIGRHVIQAGGGWEEINYGETIRNDTSSFNGSATSDFTVTAGNTAVPQPGAGPGATTATVAKQTGVGLASFLLDEPTSATKRNVLLTERPGGIGNIYVQDTWHALPKLTLNMGIRYDRTVIPQYGTDASIGNQGSIETGDFDFNTGKYILQVAPPTCAVRGRAPCLPSATLPANVEVALNQKILHGSKLNIGPRFGLAYSVNNTLAIRGSFGIFFDNWAASIQLPQNFQGSWPDVGTLGVSSLNTPGSALYVTGQNPFAVGTSLAGLQPAASPFTSNVNYFVDPLVKNPYSEQWNLGIEQQMDRNTVFSLNYVGAETHRLDIGGYYNTGALSTTSFATRLAKDINQTTGVWSGANATGQPFPYMQPDKWDRPGGNATYNALQASLARTSSKGLTYHAAYTFSRSIDEGDDGFFGVEGGVTEDPYNVRGSRGPSGYNIPHLLTLAATYAVPVGKGKSFSTGNKIGDYILGNWEVSSIFILRSGQAFTITSSGDIGNTGNGGTYERANYNGASTVPLGGRNRFHWFNTSAFSTPLSGTLGNSGRNMLMDPTYYQEDVSVFRDFPIWESLRVSLRADAFNVLNHPVLGTPGAATTTPTNTAMTSGLGVITGTANSQRIMQFSGKIQF; encoded by the coding sequence GTGAGTGGTCACGCTCAGAACTCCACCGCAGCCGTTACGGGCGCTGTTGCAGACTCAACGGGCGCGAAGGTTCCGGGCGCGAAGGTGACGTTGACGAATGTAGAGACGAACGTCGCGCGCGCTACCGTGTCAAACAATACTGGCGACTACAACTTTGTGGGGGTCCCGCCGGCGAAGTACACATTGAGTGTGACGGCGCCGTCCTTTCAGACACAGAAGATTGCCGCCTTCGATGTGGCGGTCGATCAGACGGTGAACATCAATGCGGTCCTGAAGACCGGCGATGTCAACGTCAGCGTTACGGTTGAGGCCGTGGGTGCGCAGATTGAATCGACGACATCGCAGCTCGGCACGGTGATTGGGACCAAGGAGGTGAATGACCTTCCTTTGAATGGGCGCAACTTCACACAGCTGCTGGAACTGACGCCTGGCGCCACGCCGATCAGCGTAGGGCAGAACAGCAGTGGCAGCAACACTGCGAACAACAACGGCGATGCTTACATTGCTCCTTCACTCAACGGCCAGACCAGCCGCTCGACGTTCTATACGCTGGATGGCCTGAACGACACGAACAACTGGTACAACACTTATGCCATTCCGCCGATCATCGACACGATCCTTGAGTTCAAGGTGAGCGCGCACGATTCCGCTGAGTATGGCGGTGTCACGGGAGGTGTTGTCAATCTAGCGACCAAGGCCGGTACCAACTCTTTGCACGGCAGCTTGTGGGAGTTCATCCGCAACAACGCATTCGATGCGATCCCCTGGGTGCCTCCGACCACGCCGAGCATCTACCGCCAGAATCAGTTCGGTGTTCAGGTTGGCGGTCCTGTTGTCGTGCCCCATCTCTACAATGGTCACGACAAGACCTTCTTCGAGATCGCGTACGAGGGCTACCGCAAGACGCAAAACGCAGCGTCGGTTCTGCTCATTCCCACTGCTGCTCAGATGGCTGAGTCCTCCTGGGGTAGCGGAATCAATCTTCCTTACGCCGACTTCAGTTCCGCAACGACTGGCATCGCCGGCTGTTCCAGCGGCGCGACGACCGTCGTAACCGCGTCCTGCCAGCTGTACGATCCCACCGGCAATAACAACGCAAACTCGAACCGTCCGGGTTATGTGGGTAATCAGATTCCCGCCTCAGAACTCGACCCACGCGCGGTTGCCTATATCAACGCTCTCTTCCCGGCGCCGACTACCATCCCGGGCTATGCTTTCACGGCGGAGAACGAAGAGGTCACGACCCCTACGATCTACAACACGTATAACTGGATGATCCGTCTCGACCAGCACATCGGCACAAAGGACTTCATCTTTGCGCGCTATAACAACTGGCAGGAAAAGACGACAGGCTCAAGCTTCCCGCACCTGTTTTCCTACAGTCAGCTCCCGGCGCAGCAGTATGGAGTCAGCTGGTTGCATGTGTTCAATCCAAGCCTCACCATGCAGGTGCAATATGGCAGGACGCACGTCTCCTATAACTCGTATGCGTTGTTCGATAACCCCGCTGCCTACAATGCCTATATGCCGGACCCGTCTCTGGCTCAGAACTTTATCGGTGGCATCACCCTGATGCCGGACCTCTCTGTCAGCGGCGGTCAGAATGGATTTGGGGCAGGTGAGAACAGTAGCCCCGCAGCCAACGAGGCCAACACTCATGAGTGGCTCGGCTCCATCAGCAAGACGATTGGGCGGCATGTGATCCAGGCCGGCGGGGGCTGGGAGGAGATCAACTACGGGGAAACTATTCGTAACGACACGTCCAGCTTCAATGGGTCTGCGACATCGGACTTTACGGTGACGGCCGGGAACACAGCAGTCCCGCAGCCAGGTGCAGGCCCAGGCGCCACGACAGCCACAGTTGCGAAGCAGACAGGAGTTGGCCTCGCCAGCTTTCTGCTTGACGAGCCGACATCGGCGACGAAGAGAAACGTCCTTCTGACGGAGCGCCCTGGCGGTATCGGCAATATCTACGTGCAGGACACATGGCACGCGTTGCCCAAGCTGACGCTCAACATGGGCATCCGCTACGATCGCACGGTGATCCCGCAGTATGGCACCGACGCTTCGATCGGCAACCAGGGCAGCATCGAGACGGGTGACTTTGACTTCAACACAGGGAAGTACATTCTGCAGGTGGCGCCGCCGACCTGCGCTGTGCGTGGTCGCGCGCCGTGTCTGCCTTCTGCAACCCTGCCTGCAAATGTGGAGGTCGCACTCAACCAGAAGATTCTGCATGGCTCGAAGCTGAACATCGGGCCACGGTTTGGCCTGGCGTACAGCGTCAATAACACGCTCGCCATTCGTGGCAGCTTCGGCATATTCTTCGACAACTGGGCAGCTTCGATCCAGTTGCCGCAGAACTTCCAGGGATCGTGGCCAGACGTTGGCACGTTGGGTGTCAGCAGCCTCAATACGCCAGGGTCTGCACTCTATGTCACCGGGCAGAACCCCTTCGCTGTGGGGACGTCGCTGGCCGGTCTTCAGCCTGCTGCCTCGCCGTTTACAAGCAACGTCAATTACTTCGTGGACCCGCTCGTCAAAAACCCCTATTCGGAGCAGTGGAACCTCGGCATTGAGCAGCAGATGGACCGAAACACCGTATTTAGTTTGAACTATGTCGGTGCCGAGACACACCGGCTGGATATCGGCGGCTATTACAACACAGGTGCTCTCTCCACTACATCTTTTGCTACAAGGCTGGCGAAAGATATTAATCAGACAACCGGCGTGTGGTCCGGGGCGAATGCAACGGGACAACCGTTCCCCTATATGCAGCCCGACAAGTGGGACCGGCCCGGTGGCAACGCCACCTATAACGCGCTGCAGGCATCTCTCGCCCGCACCAGCTCAAAGGGTTTGACGTATCACGCGGCCTATACCTTCAGCCGATCGATCGATGAAGGCGATGACGGGTTCTTCGGTGTCGAAGGAGGCGTGACGGAAGATCCTTACAACGTGCGCGGCAGCCGGGGTCCATCGGGATACAACATCCCTCACCTTCTCACGCTGGCGGCGACGTATGCGGTTCCTGTCGGCAAAGGGAAGAGCTTCAGCACCGGCAACAAGATTGGCGACTATATCCTCGGCAACTGGGAGGTGAGCTCGATCTTCATCCTGCGCTCGGGACAGGCCTTCACCATTACCTCCTCCGGAGATATTGGAAACACAGGCAATGGTGGTACCTATGAGCGGGCGAACTACAACGGCGCGTCCACGGTTCCTCTCGGTGGCCGCAACCGCTTCCACTGGTTCAATACCTCTGCCTTTTCTACGCCACTGTCCGGCACGCTCGGCAACTCGGGACGCAACATGCTTATGGACCCCACGTACTATCAGGAGGACGTCTCGGTGTTCAGAGACTTTCCGATATGGGAGTCGCTACGGGTGTCCCTGCGCGCGGATGCGTTCAACGTGTTGAACCATCCAGTGCTGGGAACTCCAGGCGCCGCAACCACCACCCCCACCAATACGGCGATGACCAGCGGACTTGGCGTCATCACAGGAACAGCGAACAGCCAGCGGATCATGCAGTTCTCCGGCAAGATTCAGTTCTAA